From Zea mays cultivar B73 chromosome 3, Zm-B73-REFERENCE-NAM-5.0, whole genome shotgun sequence:
GATTGGCGGCTAGGAAGGAAAGTCCTAGGAAGGAAACTAAGTTTTGGGCAGGTTCTATAATCAAGGAGAGCTTCCCCATTTGCGCTGGCCGCTGGCCTTATAAATTGATTGTAACCGGACCTTTGAAGGCAAGCAATAATCAGTTGTCTCTCacctttctacctcttttaagtcTGTGGTTAGGAGGCATAATCCCCACCGGAGAAGACGGCTACGAACTGCGTAGCCGCGGTCCGGCGAGTCAAGAGTACACAGTCCTTGACAAATAGCCTTTCAGAAACTGGGAAatgggaaaataaagaaacaagtaAGAGCCTTTGAGGAACTGTTACTCTATAACTTGAGCTAATAAAGTTGTATTGCTAATGATTATAGGCCACCAATTAATAAAGTTGTATTGTTAGTATAAAAAATGACACATGAGAGTATTATTGTACTTTATGTTCTCTTGTATTATTGGCTATACATATGTATGAAGGTAAAAATGTAAAAATGCACTGGTAAAATACGTAGCCATATGCTCAATGACATTAGTAAGGCGCTGGTTTTTGTTATGCAAATTCAAGATGTAGAACTGTAGCAGCATCTCCTTTTCTCCGGTTATTAGTCTGGTAGCCAGAGGGGGAAATTCAACTAGCAGAAGCTGACCAGAAGATTGCAGTATTTCCGTTTACTTGGACAAGTAAGTTACAGTTTTTTTTCTGTTGATACATTATCCATTTGGTTGCTATATGTGTATAGTATATGTCTTTTGCTTCAATTATTTTTCTTCAATTGCTCTGTTGTAATATATCTTTTGCATTCCGTATTTCCAAAGTGATAATCATGTTTCATACTACCTTTGTTTTGTGTGTCCTTATTAGTCAGTAGTTACTAACTGAACTTTTTATTCCTTGGACTCGTGTAAGTTTCAGTTCAGTCATGTAAGTTTTAGTTCAACTGAGTAAGTTTCAGTTCTGTTCAACTGAGTCACATGGAATTTAATACTTCAGTACTTCTCCAAAATGCACGGCTACTTGTTGTATACCCTTGTATTTCAGATGTGAGGTAAAAAGGATTCATCTTTTAGAATACTAGAAAAGGAAGCGCCCTATCGGGCGCTAGACAGCTCACGCAAGTAGGGGAACAAATTAAACTATATATCATAGTGTATAAGACAAACATTTTGATGCGGACACAAAATCAGAAAGTCCAGAAGTACCTTAAGGTTAGTACTAACAACAATCATTTGTTTGGCAACAGCTCGTGGCCTGAACAAATTATCGTTACAAATAATCACATATAACAATCATTTGTTTGGCAACAGCCCGTGGCCTGAACAAATACTAATAACAATGTCGCACAAGGTGTAAACTGAGTACCTAATAATAAAAAGGAGTACTGAAATAAAAATACAGTGGCACTGGAAAAGATATGTTGCAAGGATATCAACTGGTATCCAGTAAAGGTATCAGCAAATGCAGCAACACAATATGAGACCGGTCCTGGTTACTGACTCTATATTTAAAAGTTAAAATAGGATTGGTTGATGTATCGGCTCTTGGTTTGGAACTTCAAAAGTTTGGATATAGTCCTTCCATTGCACCGATTTCCTAGAATAGTGAACTCAATATTTTGCTAGCTAATATGAATGAACATTTTTTGCTTCCGCTTGTCCAAACAGGCCATAAATCTTTCGCTCAGCATTTGTCCATTTGCCAACTCTACTGCAAGCCCCATTTCCAAATTGCTGGGACGCTTCACAAGGGGGGAACACCTCTACCAGTATTGAGTCTTCAAATTCCAACCCAGCCTTGCCATACAACATTCAATGAACTAAAAAAACATATCCCATTCAGTTTGGCATCAATCTCAACATGGGAGTTCTCCAGAATGAGTATACTGCATCCCTGTCGCTGATCATTTAGAGAAATTCGTTCCAAAGGGGATTCAGCACCACGCTGCAAGAATTTCATCAAACAGTAAGTCATAGCCAAGGCTAAGCACTGAGCCACACTCCTGGATATTCTCAGCTCTAACCACATTGCAAAAGCCTCCCAATATGACAAATCAAATACTTGCAGGTTCATCACTGTAATTGTAACATAAAGATCTGGCTTTTCTTTCtaagaaaaaaatatatatacatatacaaCCACATTTCTTCCATGGTTTTGGCTCAACAGCATAAACATATTTCCTACCAGGACACCTTAAACAAACGCAACAGGATACAACTGCCAACTAAACATGACACTGTGACTCTTCATAGAATGTTCGCCTGCCTACAGTACGAGCAGgagaaacaaaacaaaaaaatgaCAGCTTCAGCCACGCTGTTTCTTTGAGCTAGGTAAATCATCATCGTAGTGACCGCCATCTTCCACCCCATCTTTCTCGCCCTTCTTCCTAGCCAGAATCTTGTTGATCTTGTGGAGGTCATTCGTCAGCTTCTGGTCCTTGTTCTGCTTCCTGGTTTTCCTGTCGTCCTGCATCTTCACCCCGAACTGGAAGGCAGCCTTCGGCATGGCTTCTTTCTGATCGTTGTACTTGGCCCACTCCTCTTCAGTCTCAAAGTCCCACCTGTGAAGACGGCCCTTCGCCTGCTCAAGAATCATATATCAGAATACACTAGAGATGGTCCAAAAGCGCCAGTGATAAAAGTTCCTGTATCATTCCACAACACAAGTGACCGTGGACCTGGCAATTCAATCGGAATGGATATATCCAAAAGTTTTTCTCACTCCAACCTCACGACTCCCTGCATCCTTCCTTTTTTAGGGTATTCAGAATCATAGTATAACACTTGAATTAGAATTTGATTTGAACTCTAGTAATCCCGCAGAGCAATCAATGAAATAACAAAGTGCGAAGAAAGATCTGGCGTGTACCTTTAAGCTGAGGGGATCTCGACCTCACCATCATCGATCTCCTGCTGCAAGTCCTTGGGGTCCTTCCCATCGACGGTGCACCCGACGCTGACGCAGGTCCCCAGGATCTCCTTGACGGTCCCGGCCAACTCCTTGGCCATGGACCTGTGTCGCATGGTCTTGGCGATCTCGATGACGTCGTCGAGGCTGATGTTGTCGCTGTGCTTGATGTTCTTGACCTTCTTCCTGTCCCTCTCGAGTTCCTTGAGcgccttgatgacgagcgccgcgGCGGAGGGGATGACGGAGACCTTGGCCTACCGGTTCTGCACGGTGAGCTTGACGGTGACGCGGAGGCCCTTCCAGTCCTTGGCGATCTCCTTGGGCCTTGGCGATGTCCTCACCAATCTTCTTCGGGGAGAGACCGAGCGGGCCGATCTTGGGGGCCAGCGACGACGTCACGCCGACCTCGCCTCCCGTCACGCGGACGAAGACCTCCACCACCTTAGAGGGGTCCAATTTGGGCGGCATGGCTGCTGCGGCGGGTGGGGGTTAGCTCGGAAGGGAGAGGAACGCGGAACAGATAACTCTATTGAAGAAAAGTTTCGGGTCCGGGAGCGGACGAGCGCCGCCATGCGTCACGAGACGGATGGCACGGAGGCCGCCGAGTGCGGACGGGCGCCCAAAAGGGGTGGAGTTTTAATAACTTAGATGTGTTTGCTATTGCTGCTTGTTTCTTCCCGTTGCTTACTGCTTGCAGTTCGGTTCGGCTCTGCCTGCTTTTGTTTCCTACTGCTGCTGCTAGTGCTGGGAATTTGGTCGGGTTGGGCCGACCCCGCCTGAGCCTATCATGCTTCGGGTCAAATTGGCTTGGGCCTAGAAGGTCCAAAAAATTGGGTCATGTCATGCAACCCAAAGAGTTTAAAAAAGTGGTCCAACCCGGCACTAAAACATGTTGTGCCTTCGTTGGGCCATGCGGCCCAAGACCGGACCATATATTTGAACCTTATAAAATGCAAATATTATAACTACATAAAGTACATAACTTATTAAACTAAGGATATTAAACAATGTGAGCAGCATTTTATAACATAAAGTTTAAATATTACAACCATATAAAATATATAACCTACTAAATTAAAGAAGTTATCGTAGAATGTGAGCTCTAGATGACATCATGCATCcgacgacgactctcgggttattctggacaccgcatccgacgacgacgccatcatgtccagctcatcgtccacctgaagcccaacctgccacgtaagtcgctactgaccggacatgaattcttatgcgatgggacgatggacgttgctgacgttgtgagtgtcctcgaacatgatgtatgtagtggagtagcgcatccggtggtgcaacggccaggggtactacctcgctgatgagcccgaggtgcacttcgtttggcagcccaaccaagagtcatcggtactcgtcatgtcgcgcgTGTTCGACGACTACTttatcgaggattgtggcgtcatcttggcaccGGAGTCATCGATAGCTTTTGTGTCgatctgcctttaattctcttcacaaacacacacatttacctttttgtttaagcaagagcgtatGGTGATGTGTGTCTAATGACTAACGATGGACGAGGAAATTTCTTCCGGCATGTGTGGAATGTGCTCTCCAATGATAAGACAATACAAATTGTGGcatatatcaaagtctgcatgatactgatggttgcaatgtagtggtgaaacaaatagattaaaataacaaaatttatgtatggctaggatcacaaattgattatgaaatattttctcataacaatataacacaaattttgtatataagttatcgtagaatGTTCCATGTATAACTATCCAAAATATAACAcaaattttgtatataagttatcgtagaatGTTCCATGTATAACTATCCAAACAAGATATTGAATTTGATTCATGGAAAAGAATTCCGTTATCATCCAAACAAAAATATGAAATGAAACAAATTCTAAGCAATTACTTTCTTTAGGAATCTAATATCTAGAATGTTATTCATGGAATGAGTTGCATTTCCAAGGAAACAAATGGACCTAAGTGCTAGTTTGGAAGCCACAAAACCTGAGGAAATTTGAGGGGCTAGAATCCCTttcttattcaattttaaataagaagggcTAGTTTCCCTTTGAAAAATAAAAATCCCTTAAGCTTCGTTTGTTTCATTGGAACTGAATTCtaaatttcattctaataattataatttagacaaaactatttaagttaatatatttgtatattatccaaaATTATATGAGGGATAATTGTACACTATATTTATGCTATAGAGAATCAAGTATAAGAGTGTGCTATAAATTGTATATTAAAAAAGTAACATGTAGATCCATAGAATCAATtttcatctctcaccccatgaatttgagatagacttatatataaactttggaaagttataaaatgtcacattctaaaaaatagcCTACTCCATTAGTTAGAATCCAATTGGGAAACAAACGGGACCGGAAAATAGGATTCTCAGTCTAGCCCTAATTGGGTAAAATGATTTTCCTCCTGTGCTCACATATTACATGGTCTGGATGAAAGTATTTCTTGAACTACAACAATTCTGGAGAGGATGTCAGAGCGCGGTGAGACTCAAAACATGAAACAAAGATAAAGGTCAGAGCAAAGTCTTCCCAATAATTCTAAAAGTATAATACTCCCCATATTCATGAATGGTGATGCTGAGTTCAGATGAAAGTACAGGCAGTCATCAACTTCAAGGAGGGGCTGCAGAACTAAAGCCTTTCTAGCAAGGCAAGATAAGAAAGCCCATCTAAAACCGGTATTTCAAGGACAGCATAAGTTGAACAAGAGTACATGGATAATATCAGATTTTGACGATACGGTTCCAAAAACACAACGGTGCTTGAAGAAACCTCGAAGTAATAACACAAAAAATAAACTCGAGCCATTCTGATGCCCAAAGAAAACCTTAAACCAATTGTTTTTCTCAAGTTTTCAACTGTACCAAAAGGAACACCAGAGGACAGTAGCAAATTATATTAATCATAAAGATTCAAAGTAAACTGATTGGCAACAGTGCCTACTTCATATTCTTCCATGCAAGTCTAACAAAATTTCGTGGAACAGTTCCAAGTGGTTCGATAACATCCTACAATAAAACAAGTTGACTAACTGCCAGTATGTCACAACATATAATGAGTAAAAGGGAGCATCTGTTAGCGCTGTATCAATGTTGGAACAAAACATACTGGTTTTGCAAACTGCAGGGGTTAACAACCCTAGAAGACAATGAATATGATTTTTCTGACAAAAGCATGCAGGTCAGCTATTGCAAAGAAAATTCCAAGATGACAAACCATACTAAAATTGAGTGCACTGCAGGTATATGTTCTCTGTTTGCATTACAATTGATCTTGAGAACAAAAAAGGAATCGACAAAACCAATAGCACATATCAACAATTCCAACTGCGCATTCTTATAAATAGAAAGATCATGAGGTCTACAGGAAACTATATAAGTTCCACTTACTGCTTCGTATAACCCAATGGTAAGAAATATATCCAAATGAACAGGCCATATGCAAGCATTCTACCGTATACGGCATCATGCATAAATTATGTGGTAATGCATGTAACATACAAATATTGCAGAACTCATTGACAAGAGATCAGGTCAGTATAAGCTCAGCACTTTCTCGTCAGCAGACAAAATACCACAAAAAGTTCATGTCTAGAGTACTGATCTGCAGTAACAAAAGCATCACAACATTTTGCTGTTATGAAGTTATGTGTCAGAAACTGAAATAATAGTAAATGGAATCAAAATTTGTTTATTCCCAACAAGATCAATATAATGGGGTAACAGATAAGGTGGTATGCTACACATGATTCCCAAATAAGGTGGCACAGCAAGTGAAGTACAAGGTACTGAACATAACGTACCCGCTGTTTATGAACTACTGATTCCCAAATCAAATGGACCTGGACCTCAACTACTCAAAGAACACCCCAAGTTAACGAACCTCGACTACTCAAAGGACACCCCAAGTTGTCAACTAAGTCATTCTTCATTTAGATTGTCTATAACCCAAAGAAGAAAATAGATCATTTATAGCTCCATGCAAGTAGAAAGATAATCAAATGTAATGggagtaggggtggtaatggttTCTAGATTTTATACTATAAAACTTAAGGATCGGATTAGAATTgggctctatttctattcatttttgaactagaaTTATTTAAGGACCCTAACttattgtgaagaaacatttggacCGTGATCTATTAACACCCCTAAATGGGAGAGAACAATACATTATACAGTTATTATTGCTTCATATGTTCCATAGAGAATAGTGGAATAAATGTACCCAAGTAAACAGGCTACAGGCCATTTGCAAGCGTTGTCATGTGAATGTATATCATGCGATAAACATATTTACAGTATATAAAGAAAACAGAACTTTCTTATTAACAATAAAATAGCAGTACCGAAATTACAGATATCTATAGTACTGTAATAGAAGTAAAGAACGAACCAGGTCCACGCCCGGTTACAGACCAGCGGCGGGCAGCGCAGCCAAAAAGGCACTGTAGGCCGAGTCGAGGTCGAAGTTGAGCTGCCTGGCCTGCTGCTCGGTGAGTTCATCCGCGGCGCCCATTTTATGCAGCTTGGCAAGCCACTCGTTAACCTTGACCTTCCCCTCAAAGTCGGGCGGCAGCAAGGAACCGAGCCTGGCCATGGATGTGGCGACGTCCTGCAGCAGGGGGCGGACCTGATCGTTGGCAAGCATGTTGAGCTTGACGGCGTCCATGGCGGTGATGAAGGTCTGCACGCAGTGCGCGATGGCTGACGCGGAGGCGGCGGTGGCGGCCGGCGCGGATGAGGCGGACGCGGCGCGGAGCTCGACGGTGGCCGGGACGCCCGACTGGAGGAGGCGGTTGAGCGCGGCGGGGCAATCGAGGCGGTACGCCTGGACGAAGCGAGGGACGGTGACGGCGCCGGCGAGCGAGGAGGAGAGGGAGTTGAACTGGGAGATAAGCTTGAGGCACTCCGCCTCGTAGTCGGCGGCTGAGACGAGGTCCCGGACGTAGGCCCGTTCCAGCTTCTCCACGGCCTTGATGATCGCGTACAGGTCCGCGTAGCTCTCCAGGAGCTCCCGCTCGCGCTTGTCGTTCCACAACTTCACCTCCATGGGCGCCTGCGGAGATCCCTCCTTCCCTCCGGCGAGCGGATCGCGGGGGCTAGGGTTACGGCGGCGCCCGAGATTCGGGGAAGAGGAGAGGAGATCGGGCttggaatttcagaattctgaataagCGCGAGGGGTTACGTGTAAACTGGACGACAACGACGCGATTGTTCTGCGTTCACTGATTCTCAGACTGACCCCAACCAGGTTATGCGAGAGGTAAAAAGTGGCATTTGCCTATCAACACATCCAACACGTAATGTAACCCAGTGAGGAATTTTGTAGAGGGCAGTGTATTTATTACGTTCACATAACACACATGTACTGCTAAACAATATGCATCgtgagggcatgtacagtggtgtttaatgtggaGGCTCTTAAGGTATTTAAGGGGTgtatttgcaaaaaaatcttatAGCCGTCTCTCCATGAAGAGACGTCTatggctcgtaaaccaagtagtaacagacgcctcacttcctactttacgaatttgtcgtctgttctatcgatctgcTGCTGTACAAAtgcatttaattctgtatttattagtAGACTACATTTACAGACACTCCATTATATAatagtctcttagttgtc
This genomic window contains:
- the LOC103651140 gene encoding vacuolar protein sorting-associated protein 28 homolog 1 gives rise to the protein MEVKLWNDKRERELLESYADLYAIIKAVEKLERAYVRDLVSAADYEAECLKLISQFNSLSSSLAGAVTVPRFVQAYRLDCPAALNRLLQSGVPATVELRAASASSAPAATAASASAIAHCVQTFITAMDAVKLNMLANDQVRPLLQDVATSMARLGSLLPPDFEGKVKVNEWLAKLHKMGAADELTEQQARQLNFDLDSAYSAFLAALPAAGL